In Microbacterium sp. 1.5R, the following are encoded in one genomic region:
- a CDS encoding arylsulfatase, protein MSEFNADFSGRIELDVRDSVPDWSPYELPVAPEGAPNVLVVLYDDTGLASWSPYGGRINMPTMDRLAQAGLTYTQWHTTSLCSPTRSTMLTGRNHHVNRAGVIMEGTNGFPGFAGRLPAECATVGQILQQNGYSTFWVGKNHNVPEEDVAPGGNRSMWPLQLGFDRFYGFLGGETNNWYPDLVEDNHFIDAPATPEEGYHLSKDLADQALRMIRNQQSSNPSKPWYMWFCPGANHAPHHAPQEYIDKYKGAFDDGYDAYREWVLARMVEKGIVPEGTALTPINPLPDDVANPADEVRPWDELNDDEKRLFARFAEVFAGFSEYTDAQVGRIIDYLEESGQLDNTLVFYCADNGASGEGSPNGSVNENKFFNGYPDDLAENLAMLDRLGSADTYNHYPTGWAVAFSTPFQMFKRYSQFAGGTCDPMVIHWPKGIRAQGELRHQYHHSVDVVATVLDVVGIDMPEVFRGVEQHPLDGVSMKYSFDAAPDAATEKKTQYYAMLGTRGIWKDGWKAAAVHAPLTGKGHFEDDVWELYNVEVDRSESNDLAASEPEKLKELIAAWFEEADANFVLPLDDRSAREQLTIDRPQAEKPRERYVYYPDTAAVPESVAVNVRGRSYKIIADVVLDEGAQGVLFAHGSRFGGHSLFIKDNRLTYVYNFLGIPPEQTFTSDELTPGPHTLGVEFVREGAGEHGESLGTATLYVDDQAVASGPMRAQIGKFTLCGDGLCIGWDSADPVSSQYGVPFPFTGGKLLGVGVDVSGEQYLDLELEAAAMLSRE, encoded by the coding sequence ATGTCGGAATTCAACGCGGACTTCTCGGGCAGGATCGAGCTGGACGTCCGGGACTCGGTGCCCGACTGGTCGCCGTACGAGCTGCCGGTGGCACCCGAGGGCGCGCCGAACGTGCTGGTGGTTCTCTACGACGACACCGGCCTCGCCTCCTGGTCCCCGTACGGCGGACGCATCAACATGCCGACCATGGATCGCCTCGCTCAAGCGGGTCTCACGTACACGCAGTGGCACACCACGTCGCTGTGCTCGCCGACCCGGTCGACCATGCTCACCGGCCGCAACCATCACGTCAACCGTGCGGGCGTGATCATGGAGGGTACGAACGGCTTCCCGGGGTTCGCGGGGCGGCTCCCTGCCGAATGCGCCACGGTCGGTCAGATCCTGCAGCAGAACGGATACTCGACGTTCTGGGTCGGCAAGAACCACAACGTCCCCGAGGAGGACGTCGCCCCGGGCGGCAACCGCTCGATGTGGCCCCTTCAGCTCGGCTTCGACCGCTTCTACGGCTTCCTCGGCGGCGAGACGAACAACTGGTATCCCGATCTCGTCGAGGACAACCACTTCATCGACGCCCCCGCGACGCCGGAGGAGGGATACCACCTCTCGAAGGACCTCGCGGATCAGGCTCTGCGGATGATCCGCAACCAGCAGTCCTCGAACCCGTCGAAGCCCTGGTACATGTGGTTCTGCCCGGGTGCCAACCACGCGCCCCACCACGCGCCGCAGGAGTACATCGACAAGTACAAGGGCGCGTTCGACGACGGCTATGACGCGTATCGCGAGTGGGTGCTCGCCCGAATGGTCGAGAAGGGCATCGTCCCGGAGGGGACTGCCCTGACGCCGATCAACCCGCTGCCGGACGACGTCGCGAACCCCGCCGACGAGGTGCGCCCCTGGGACGAGCTGAACGACGACGAGAAGCGTCTGTTCGCCAGATTCGCGGAGGTGTTCGCCGGGTTCTCCGAGTACACCGACGCGCAGGTCGGGCGCATCATCGACTATCTCGAGGAGAGCGGCCAGCTGGACAACACGCTGGTCTTCTACTGCGCCGACAACGGTGCGTCGGGCGAGGGCAGCCCCAACGGCTCCGTCAATGAGAACAAGTTCTTCAACGGATACCCGGACGACCTCGCCGAGAACCTGGCGATGCTCGATCGCCTGGGGTCTGCTGACACCTACAACCACTATCCGACGGGTTGGGCGGTGGCGTTCTCGACACCGTTCCAGATGTTCAAGCGCTACTCGCAGTTCGCCGGCGGCACGTGCGACCCGATGGTCATCCACTGGCCGAAGGGCATCCGCGCGCAGGGAGAGCTGCGTCACCAGTACCATCACTCGGTCGACGTGGTCGCCACGGTGCTCGACGTGGTCGGCATCGACATGCCTGAGGTCTTCCGTGGCGTGGAGCAGCATCCGCTCGACGGAGTCTCGATGAAGTACAGCTTCGACGCGGCGCCGGATGCGGCGACAGAGAAGAAGACTCAGTACTACGCGATGCTCGGCACGAGAGGGATCTGGAAAGACGGCTGGAAGGCGGCTGCCGTGCACGCGCCGCTGACCGGCAAAGGACACTTCGAGGACGACGTGTGGGAGCTCTACAACGTCGAGGTCGACCGTTCGGAGTCGAACGACCTCGCGGCCAGCGAGCCCGAGAAGCTGAAGGAGCTCATCGCCGCGTGGTTCGAGGAGGCCGATGCCAACTTCGTCCTTCCTCTGGACGACCGCTCCGCGAGAGAGCAGCTCACCATCGATAGGCCCCAGGCCGAGAAGCCCCGGGAGCGCTACGTCTACTATCCCGACACCGCAGCGGTGCCCGAGAGCGTCGCGGTCAACGTGCGAGGGCGCTCGTACAAGATCATCGCCGACGTCGTGCTCGACGAGGGCGCACAGGGGGTGCTGTTCGCCCACGGATCGAGATTCGGCGGGCACTCGCTGTTCATCAAGGACAACCGCCTCACCTACGTGTACAACTTCCTCGGCATCCCGCCGGAGCAGACCTTCACCTCCGACGAGCTGACTCCCGGTCCGCACACCCTCGGCGTGGAGTTCGTGCGGGAGGGGGCGGGGGAGCACGGAGAGTCGCTCGGCACCGCCACGCTCTACGTCGACGACCAGGCGGTCGCCTCCGGACCGATGCGTGCCCAGATCGGCAAGTTCACGCTGTGCGGAGACGGGCTCTGCATCGGATGGGACAGCGCGGATCCGGTGAGCAGCCAGTACGGGGTGCCGTTCCCGTTCACCGGGGGCAAGCTGCTCGGGGTCGGTGTCGACGTCAGCGGCGAGCAGTACCTCGATCTCGAACTGGAGGCCGCCGCGATGCTCTCCCGGGAGTAG
- a CDS encoding SulP family inorganic anion transporter has protein sequence MSDHATRRAPRVLLPSMAGYRREWLMRDVVAGLAAGAVVVPQAMAYATIANLPVQVGLYTCIIPMLVYALLGGSRAMSVSTTSTIATLTATTLVTASVASSVEDPAGSLMTLAMLVGLLLIGARLLRWGSLVENISAATILGVKIGVGGTVAVGQLPKLLGETSEVSGEGFFRTIEAAIAAAASINLPTVALSVGSLIVLLVLKRFAPRIPGTLVVVVGGIVLVALANLDERGVALIDPVPSGLPTPGIPDLTQIGALLPGALAIAVMVFLETAAVARSMRRMTEPAIDADQELVAVGAANLAGTFFTVLPAAGGFSQSAVNRDAGARTQLATLVTVALAIVVAVFLGPVVSLLPQATLAAMVFLAVAGLIDIPLLVRWARISPTDFWIALIVAVLGLTVGLLAAVAAGVALTLILVLRELNIPRLEIIGERDGRLAIHTVRGLYTANALACERAIIDIVAERPEPVRIVILDALRLDIVTITVLDMLEDLDRELTAMDSTLHIAALPERATAIAVKTEWYQRMIAEGRVHANVDEAFTATR, from the coding sequence ATGAGCGACCACGCCACGCGACGCGCCCCGCGAGTCCTCCTGCCGAGCATGGCGGGGTACCGTCGCGAATGGCTGATGCGCGATGTCGTCGCCGGCCTCGCAGCCGGTGCCGTCGTGGTGCCGCAGGCGATGGCATACGCCACCATCGCGAACCTGCCCGTGCAGGTAGGGCTCTACACGTGCATCATCCCGATGCTGGTGTATGCGCTGCTCGGCGGGTCCCGCGCGATGAGCGTGTCGACGACGTCGACCATCGCCACTCTCACGGCCACGACGCTGGTGACGGCATCCGTCGCGTCGAGCGTCGAGGACCCGGCCGGAAGCCTGATGACCCTGGCGATGCTGGTCGGTCTGCTGCTCATCGGTGCGCGCCTGCTGCGGTGGGGATCGCTGGTCGAGAACATCAGTGCGGCGACGATCCTGGGGGTCAAGATCGGTGTCGGCGGCACGGTCGCCGTGGGGCAGCTCCCCAAGCTCCTGGGCGAGACATCGGAAGTCTCGGGAGAGGGGTTCTTCCGAACCATCGAGGCCGCGATCGCGGCCGCTGCGAGCATCAACCTGCCCACGGTCGCGCTCTCGGTCGGGAGCCTGATCGTCCTCCTCGTGCTGAAGCGGTTCGCCCCTCGGATCCCCGGAACCCTCGTCGTCGTGGTCGGCGGAATCGTCCTCGTCGCACTCGCGAACCTCGACGAGAGAGGTGTGGCGCTCATCGATCCCGTGCCCTCGGGACTCCCGACCCCCGGCATTCCCGACCTCACGCAGATCGGAGCGCTGCTTCCCGGCGCCCTCGCGATCGCGGTGATGGTCTTCCTCGAGACCGCGGCAGTCGCGCGCAGCATGCGCCGCATGACCGAGCCCGCCATCGACGCCGACCAGGAGCTCGTCGCCGTGGGAGCCGCCAACCTCGCCGGCACCTTCTTCACCGTGCTCCCCGCGGCCGGCGGGTTCTCGCAGAGCGCGGTCAATCGGGACGCCGGTGCCAGGACCCAGCTCGCGACGCTCGTCACCGTCGCGCTCGCGATCGTGGTCGCCGTCTTCCTCGGCCCGGTGGTCTCGCTGCTTCCCCAGGCGACTCTCGCGGCGATGGTCTTCCTCGCCGTGGCCGGGCTCATCGACATCCCCCTGCTGGTCCGGTGGGCGCGGATCAGTCCGACGGACTTCTGGATCGCGCTCATCGTCGCCGTGCTCGGCCTGACCGTCGGGCTGCTGGCCGCAGTGGCCGCCGGAGTGGCGTTGACGCTGATCCTGGTACTGCGAGAGCTCAACATCCCGCGGCTCGAGATCATCGGAGAGCGCGACGGACGCCTCGCGATCCACACTGTCCGCGGGCTCTACACGGCCAACGCTCTCGCATGCGAGAGGGCGATCATCGACATCGTCGCCGAACGGCCCGAACCTGTGCGCATCGTGATCCTCGACGCCCTGCGGCTCGACATCGTCACGATCACGGTCCTCGACATGCTGGAGGACCTCGACCGTGAGCTGACCGCGATGGACAGCACGCTGCACATCGCCGCGCTGCCGGAACGTGCCACGGCGATCGCGGTGAAGACGGAGTGGTATCAGCGCATGATCGCCGAGGGCCGGGTGCACGCGAACGTCGACGAGGCGTTCACCGCGACCCGCTAG